Genomic DNA from Nicotiana tabacum cultivar K326 chromosome 21, ASM71507v2, whole genome shotgun sequence:
AGATTTGAGCTGTAGTGTGTATATGCGTCTATACATATGCATGTATGTGTGTATGGAGaggaaaccaaaaccaaaaaagaTAGATTCTCTTGAAAACTAGACTATGTCACTTAGAAAGAATACTATTCATAATCAATAAAATTTGCTCTTCTGAAATAGTTTATCAACCAAAGAGAAGCTATGAGCATCATGAATCAGTGATATGATTAACAGCATATTAAACAACTTACAGTGATGACGGCTGTTCCAAATAATCCATCACTGCCTTCTCTATGCCCTTAAGCCCATCGATGCTCAAATGTCCAGACAACTGAAAGAAATAATGGATGAAGCAGATAATCAAACATAATCATCTGTGCATGATGCATAGTAGAATAGCAATCTGGAACCATAACTGCATAGTCCAATACTAACCTGACTGGAATTGAATCCACTCGAAGGGGCACTAACTGCTGCAGGGACAtcagtttgaccgggagtggagaCAGAGAGACCGCTCTGTATTAGAGAAAAGCGTAAAAGTTATTCTACAAGTGGGGCTGTAGAAGGAATAGAAAAGGATGATTTATATCAAACTCTCATTTGCTTTTAGAAGCCAGATTATTACCTGTGGCTTCCTATTGCAGTGATGGACATAGATACATTCAAGGAAGTGTGTAGCAACTTCATTGTAATCAGTTATCGGTCTGAACAATCATCAACGACCAAAATAGTGTTTATTGATAAGCTTATAAAAGAATCACTACATACAATGATGTAAAGTCTTTAGCAATCTTTCTGGCAAGGGTGACAAAGAGTTAAGATAAACCTTTTGTTAAAGACTTGAAAGGAAgagaatttgggaaaattttcACATATCATATTTTGGAGGACAATAAAAGCTAAAGAAACCAACTTCATTTTACATTAGTTGCACATGCAGCATAAACTAAGTTACTGGGAGATAAAATGTTTGCTTTCGAAAGGTTAAGAGGTGACATTCATATCTTGAAAACTCAGGGATGCCTCGTGAAAACTGGGCAAACAGCCAGGGAGAATGGAGTCTCACCCTTCATCAACAAGTGATTCTAGAGTTCAATTTAATTAAAACCAAGGTCCATAAGGAACAAACAATATAAAATCTCTAAATTACAAGTAATACGCCAAACTAAAGATTAGTCAAGGCTGATCTGTGGAACAAGCAAAGTTCAACCACAAACCACCCGAAGATAATTTCGGCACTCAATATCACTATAGACATCCTaaaaatgatcaagaaagagaAACACAAAGAAAGCTATACATGGAATTGAAAGCTATCAAAAACCTCACACCATCTGAAAAAACACTCAAAGGGCATTAATTCACAAACAAAGAGTACGCAAGTCCAAGAAAATAGTTTCTATAACAAATAAACACTAAGCTGCCCTGATTCAATCCCTCAGCATGTCCCCAGTGTCCAATACTAAATTGTTGTCTTCGAATATTCTACCTTTCTCTAGGCAAAAACAAAAAGTCGGGGGCGCAAACTTCAATACAGTGTACAACAAGAGGTGGCCTAATTGATAACTTATGGATCAGTCTTAAAATGTTTAAGAAACTACCTGGAAAAGCAGATATTACATACTTGAAATGACTAATCATACCAAAGTTTGATAAAGATCATAAAGTTCAATTGACGAAACACCATAAGACATACACTGTAAATCTCTATGGTtctcagtgaacacctcacacttGAAGGACTGCAAGATTGGCTATGTAAGTTGAAATCGGGTAGTGCTAAAGGGAAAGGTTGTTCCCCCATCAGAGAGAACACAAATAAATGAACAAAGAGATCATCCTTGCATCAAAACTAACAAGTAGAAGAGGATTATGGATTAGTTTTCCCCAGTAATTGGAGAAAAATCAAGGGTGTGAATATTCTATCAAAAAAGTAGTTCCATTCGATGAAGACATTATGAGGTCATGATATTGTCCAACTCTTGAGAAGAAAAAGGTATTATCCGTTAGAGATATTAATGACGAACTGCAACATAATAGCAATAACAAGGAAAATTTGGCCATAGGATAGTTGAGATCGTACAAGTATAGAGCATTTATTAAGATAGAACAAGAATAAAAGCATAAACTTCACAAACCTGATAGCAAAAATCACTAGCTGTGTTTTACCCTGAAAACCTTTCAAGTGCCCGTGGACCCGCACATACATCCCATCCCTGCTTAAAGAAATGTAGATTTACAAAggtaaagaaagagaaaacacatCTTGGCTCCCAAATGGTTGATAGAGACGTGACTTACGATACTTCCTCTACTTCCTTGGTATCCACAGCATCATTCACCCTGCAAAAGGGTAAGAGATTAAACCTAGAGCCATCAAGGTAGACAACATCAACCTTCAAATACTGCATTGAGCTCCCTAATTTTGTTAAGTTGGGTCAAACTTGTTGCATTTCAATTAGGGAAACACAAGTTCACATTAGTTGCCAAAAGAGAAACACAGCCAAAATGTGAAAGTTAATTACAAGAAGTAAGTTTTAATTTAAGTGCTCTAGCAGCAATGGATCCCGTTAGGACGACCATTGTTTGCCCCCTAACAGCATGCAGATCATATACTTATTTTTATGTCTTTATATAACTGAGAAAATGTAatgtcaagaaaaaaaaaagcaagaaaattTACCATCTAGTGCATTCAATGCGACCAGTGCCATCATCAATTGTAAAAGCCACATCTGTCACTCTCTCGGATTTTTTAAATGCCAATCCGACCAATCTCACCTAAACCAAAAGTTGGGTAAAATTTCACAGACGAACCGAAAATATCTATCCTAGTGGAAGGAATAAATTtacaatatttacacaacactggAAATGGCACCTTAGCACACAGCACCAATGAAAGAGTAGCTTAACCACTAGAACTAcctagcgtttggacatagatttgattgaaactttgaaaaagaattttttaaagttgttaaaaaataatttttggaagtaGAAATTGCATTTGAACGTTCATTTTatttgaaaacaaattgaaattttgtgagtggaagaaaaatttcacccaaaactACCCTAAACTAGATATtggaaacttgaaaaaaaaaatcaaaacatttAAAAAACTAATCATATTCCATGAACAAATAATgtttataaaaaaatgaaaaaaagttgCCAAAATATATGGCCAAAGAGGAGCTTAGAGTTTATTGGCAACCAAAATCTTGAcccaaaaaaaacaaattaagtCCAAAATTAAGTGAAATTTGTCACAATTgtaacaaaacaaacaaataaaattttgacGAACAATTTCTTGAATGGTTACCCAAGTTATTGGAATATCCTACCAAAGTCACTTTTGTTTTATTTAGGACAAAAAAATCACCCAACAATTGCCCttactcaaaaaataaaaaacacatttaatataccatgtcatattaaaattctattttttaataataaaactcATTTAACACATGATCAAGTACACATCTAACCCACCCAACATGAAAAAGGATTTACTATCAATATATTAATGTAAAGAACTCTTTGATTTCAAACTACAGGCAAATCTAACACGATTAAGACTACTATTTCTTAACTTTTGGCCAATGGTCCTTGTTAagttaattaatatattaatGTTAAGTTTTGGGCAGTGGTCCATTTGGATACTAGGTACTCCTACAATAGACAGATGATatagataaaaatataaaaatatataataagagACGAAAATAACATGCATCGgcattctttttgaatttttcagaaaaaTTGCATCTTATTTTGAATAGTCTTGTTAGCCAAAAAATCTAAGAAAGTACTCCAAAAAAAGGCATTCCACAGAACTTTTCTTCTGTGAAGTTTGTACTGaaatttatttgaatataaattaAAACAACAAAGTATTTGGCGGAAACATATATAAGAAAATATACAGAAAACACATGAAAGTATTTCATCTTCTATACTTAAAAGACAAAAACTAAAAGACCTTTGGATTTTACCTCGTGGTAGTCTCTTTGGTCGACATCAAAGCTATGTAGCGGTTGGAGGACATTTCCCTCTACAAATTTATTAAATTACTCCTTGAAGAACTGGAGGAATGCATTGTTTACTTTGAAAAGTTCATATTTGGATTGTAGATCCCTAGAATTTTATGTTTTATCTAGTCTAGTTTTACAAAGGAATATGTGGAAATATGAATAGGCTAGGAACTTATAAGATAGACCAATTTTTTTGTCGGGTGA
This window encodes:
- the LOC107803907 gene encoding replication protein A 32 kDa subunit A, with protein sequence MFGGSQLDSFSGGGFMPSQSTQGSDPSRTSAKSRDNPPLLPLTVKQISQAIQSSDEKSNFVIDGVDVNNVRLVGLAFKKSERVTDVAFTIDDGTGRIECTRWVNDAVDTKEVEEVSDGMYVRVHGHLKGFQGKTQLVIFAIRPITDYNEVATHFLECIYVHHCNRKPQSGLSVSTPGQTDVPAAVSAPSSGFNSSQLSGHLSIDGLKGIEKAVMDYLEQPSSLSQEKGIHWNEIAQQLKVPLEKIKEAIASLESEGLAYSTIDECHYKSTSA